The following proteins come from a genomic window of Miscanthus floridulus cultivar M001 chromosome 2, ASM1932011v1, whole genome shotgun sequence:
- the LOC136535777 gene encoding MADS-box transcription factor 50-like: MVRGKTQMKRIENPTSRQVTFSKRRNGLLKKAFELSVLCDAEVALVVFSPRGKLFEFASGSVQKTIERYRTYTKDNVSNKTVQQDIEHVKADAEGLAKKLEALDAYKRKLLGERLEECSIEELHSLEVKLEKSLHCIRGRKTMLLEEQVNKLKEKEMNLHKSNEDLREKCKKQPPMLMAPPPPPAPAVITVEDDHPEPKDDGVDVETELFIGLPGRNYRSNKDKAAVAIRSG; this comes from the exons ATGGTGCGGGGCAAGACGCAGATGAAGCGGATAGAGAATCCGACCAGCCGCCAGGTCACCTTCTCCAAGCGCCGCAACGGCCTGCTCAAGAAGGCGTTCGAGCTCTCCGTCCTCTGCGACGCCGAGGTCGCGCTCGTCGTCTTCTCCCCGCGCGGCAAGCTCTTCGAATTCGCCAGCGGCAG TGTGCAGAAAACAATTGAACGTTATAGAACATACACAAAGGATAATGTCAGCAACAAGACAGTACAGCAGGATATTGAG CATGTAAAAGCTGATGCGGAGGGCCTGGCAAAGAAACTCGAAGCACTTGATGCTTACAAAAG GAAACTTTTGGGTGAGAGATTGGAAGAATGCTCCATTGAAGAACTGCACAGTTTGGAAGTCAAACTCGAAAAGAGCCTGCATTGCATCAGGGGAAGAAAG ACAATGCTGCTGGAGGAGCAGGTCAATAAGCTGAAGGAGAAG GAGATGAATCTGCACAAGAGCAACGAAGATTTACGTGAAAAG TGCAAGAAGCAGCCGCCAATGCTGatggctcctccaccgcctcccgcGCCGGCAGTCATCACCGTGGAGGACGATCACCCGGAGCCGAAGGACGACGGGGTGGACGTGGAGACGGAGTTGTTCATAGGATTGCCCGGCAGAAATTACCGCTCAAACAAAGACAAGGCTGCAGTAGCGATCAGGTCAGGCTAG